The Hevea brasiliensis isolate MT/VB/25A 57/8 chromosome 1, ASM3005281v1, whole genome shotgun sequence genome has a window encoding:
- the LOC110661369 gene encoding uncharacterized protein LOC110661369, with product MPSQHSHQQSNYLQTLLASARPFLRGELESIDVNLPSLVAVLRSVGAGECWHKHGSFLDHLLDIYRILKIWNAPDSVCLCGLFHSAYSNSYVNLAIFDPNTGRDVVRSHVGEAAERLIHLFCIVPRQPLIHDDLLFKYSDNELVQHLKLSEISLKNAKDKGIFNDESWRKKLNSLLPAGGITVKHIKTGEDVLVTRRVVAVFLLMTMADFSDQLFGFQDELFNNLDGLLEFLGNNFATLWPGDGKPGLWINSISRMGALYTLIRREEEIFIHERKRAGGVGVDQVRDEDIELVVPPVFDECTKILDAREQIMARDLYWEAVCDMPKIGIDRAEELLLRCVEKNPFVGEPRVALGQVYLTKGRFEEAEKEAERGLTLMLEWGSPWDKRMSWEGWIAWARVLLMKAKEKSWPQTSWGILNLGLVR from the coding sequence ATGCCTTCTCAACATTCTCATCAACAATCCAATTACCTTCAGACCCTTTTAGCCTCTGCTCGCCCCTTCCTTCGTGGTGAGCTCGAATCCATCGACGTCAATTTGCCTTCTTTAGTTGCAGTCTTGCGTTCTGTCGGTGCTGGAGAGTGTTGGCACAAGCATGGCAGCTTTCTCGATCACCTGCTCGACATCTACCGCATCCTCAAGATCTGGAATGCTCCTGACTCTGTTTGTCTTTGTGGCCTCTTCCACTCTGCTTATTCCAATTCTTATGTCAATCTTGCTATCTTTGATCCCAACACCGGACGCGATGTCGTTCGCAGCCACGTTGGTGAAGCCGCTGAGAGATTGATTCACTTATTTTGTATCGTTCCACGCCAACCCTTGATCCATGATGATCTCTTGTTCAAGTATTCTGATAATGAACTCGTCCAACACCTCAAACTCTCTGAGATATCGCTGAAAAATGCCAAGGACAAAGGTATTTTCAACGATGAATCCTGGAGGAAGAAACTCAATTCTCTTTTGCCTGCTGGAGGCATCACCGTCAAGCATATAAAGACAGGAGAGGACGTTCTGGTGACAAGAAGAGTAGTGGCTGTTTTTCTCCTGATGACCATGGCTGATTTCAGTGATCAACTGTTTGGCTTTCAAGATGAGTTATTTAACAACTTGGATGGTCTGCTCGAGTTCTTGGGGAATAACTTTGCTACTTTGTGGCCTGGAGATGGCAAGCCAGGGCTATGGATCAATTCAATATCTCGAATGGGTGCTCTTTATACTTTGATACGGAGAGAGGAAGAGATTTTTATACATGAAAGGAAAAGGGCTGGTGGAGTTGGGGTTGATCAAGTCAGAGATGAGGATATAGAGCTTGTGGTGCCACCAGTTTTTGATGAGTGCACTAAGATTTTAGACGCGAGAGAGCAGATAATGGCAAGGGACTTGTATTGGGAAGCTGTTTGTGATATGCCTAAGATAGGGATAGACAGAGCCGAGGAGTTGTTGTTGAGGTGTGTTGAGAAGAACCCTTTTGTTGGGGAGCCAAGAGTGGCGTTGGGTCAGGTTTATTTGACAAAGGGGAGATTTGAGGAGGCTGAGAAGGAGGCAGAGAGAGGGCTGACACTGATGTTGGAGTGGGGAAGTCCTTGGGACAAGAGGATGTCTTGGGAAGGATGGATTGCTTGGGCTAGAGTTTTGTTGATgaaagcaaaagaaaaatcatgGCCACAGACATCGTGGGGTATCCTTAATCTAGGGCTTGTGAGATAA